In Citrus sinensis cultivar Valencia sweet orange chromosome 3, DVS_A1.0, whole genome shotgun sequence, the sequence ACTCACCACCTCTCAAAACCTCACCTCTCCCAGTCCCTCCTCCACTCAAAACCCATTAAAGCTTATATAGCTCTCTCTGCAATCACACCAACCACTTCCTCCACCACTCATTCTTCCCGGCAAATTTTCCTTCCTTTCCTTCAACAACAACGACAAGACCCAAATcctcaaaatgaaaatcatgaagaagaagaagaagaagacgaagaagaagaagcaataGACCCACTtctcaaattcttcaaatcgCAAACCCCAACCCAGGACCCACCTGCCCTCGGCAAACTTTCTCTCCAGAAAAACCGCCGTTCTTCTTGGCACCTCTCTCCCCATGTCAATTCCCCCAATCAATCAGAATCCGATATCAACGACATTTCCTTGGAAGATGAAGCGAAACAGCAAATGGGTTCTTTGCCTGATGGCATTGTCGGAGAAATTTTACGAATTGCAAGGAACATGCCAGAGAATTCAACGTTAGGTGAGATGCTGGAAGTTGATTTCAAGGGAAGAGTTAGTAAAAGAGAATGCGTGCAATTGTTGGAGTTGATGGCTAACGACGGTCTTTTAGGGTGCTGCTTGTATTTTTATGAGTGGATGAGATTGCAGGAGCCTTCTCTTGTTTCGCCACGTGCGTGTTCGGTTTTGTTTCCGGTTTTGGGGAGGGCTAGAATGGGAGATGATTTGATGGTCTTGTTTAAGAATTTGCCTCAAAGCAAAGAGTTTCGGGACGCTCATGTTTATAATGCTGCTATTTCTGGGCTTTTTTGGTGTGGAAGGTATGGGACTGTTGTTCTGTTTTGATTTAATGCTCATTATGTGTTGAGGTGGATTGTGAAGTTGCTTGAgaacaacaaagaaaaataaatttgcaactattaaaaatttcatactttgctCACCCTTGCTTTAGTTTGGGTTCCATTATGTCAAGTGGAAAAGTTTGTAAGAAATTCTTTTAGAGAACCTGTGTTCATGATATGCATaggtaaaaatttaaatgaggTTGGATATTGTTtgttcataaatattttttgctaCTTTGTACGGTGCTATagtctttatatttaattctGCTACGTCATTTGTGATACTGGGGAGGGGATGAGTCTAGCAGTATATTGTAAGATTGATTCTTACTGAGTACAGCTTGCTGCTTTTCATGATTTTACTTTCTGTCAATGTAAatggagattttttttttcctggtGGTTTGGAAAATTAACTAGTAAACTATTTGAGAACAACTGTCAGGTTGCATTTCCAAGCAAAGGAAGAAAGATCTTAACCATAAAGTATTGTTTTTCCAACACTTAGTAGggcttattttgaatttctaatAACTTATCAGGTATGATGATGCGTGGAAGGCATATGAGGCAATGGAAGCAAATAATGTCCGTCCAGATCATGTGACTTGTTCTATAATGATTACAGCCATGAGGAAAAACAGTCGGAGTGCAAAAGAAGCATGGGAATTCTTTGAGAAAATGAACAGAAAAGGCGTCAAATTGAGTCAAGAAGTTGTGGGTGCTCTAATGAAATCATTTTGTGATGAGGGGCTTAAGAATGAAGCCCTTATTATTCAAATGGAAATGGAGAAGAAAGGCATCCCTTCAAATGCCATTGTATATAACACTTTAATTAATGCTTATTGCAAGTCCAACCAACTTGAAGAAGCTGAAGGTCTTTTTCAAGAGATGAAAACAAAAGGCCTTAAGCCTACGTCTGCTACCTTTAACATCCTTATGGATGCATACAGCAGAAGAATGCAGCCTGAGATTGTTGAGAAGCTTTTACTCGAATTGGAGGATATGGGATTGGAGCCTAATGCCAAATCTTATACATGTCTAATCAGTGCTTATGGGAGGCCGAGGAAGATGAGCGACATGGCTGCAGATGCATTCTTAAGGATGAAAAGAGTTGGTATAAAACCAACTTCACATTCTTATACAGCACTTATCCATGCTTATTCAGTTGGTGGCTGGCATGAGAAAGCTTATGCTGCATTTGAAAACATGCTAAGGGAAGAAATTAAACCTTCCATAGAGACCTACACAGCTCTACTGGATGCATTTAGGCGTTCTGGTGACACAGgaatgatgatgaaaatttggAAATTGATGATGAGTGAAAAAGTTGAAGGCACGCGGGTgacatttaacattcttctt encodes:
- the LOC102613269 gene encoding pentatricopeptide repeat-containing protein At5g50280, chloroplastic, coding for MSASTYRGFAFSVPFIDSHCPTHHLSKPHLSQSLLHSKPIKAYIALSAITPTTSSTTHSSRQIFLPFLQQQRQDPNPQNENHEEEEEEDEEEEAIDPLLKFFKSQTPTQDPPALGKLSLQKNRRSSWHLSPHVNSPNQSESDINDISLEDEAKQQMGSLPDGIVGEILRIARNMPENSTLGEMLEVDFKGRVSKRECVQLLELMANDGLLGCCLYFYEWMRLQEPSLVSPRACSVLFPVLGRARMGDDLMVLFKNLPQSKEFRDAHVYNAAISGLFWCGRYDDAWKAYEAMEANNVRPDHVTCSIMITAMRKNSRSAKEAWEFFEKMNRKGVKLSQEVVGALMKSFCDEGLKNEALIIQMEMEKKGIPSNAIVYNTLINAYCKSNQLEEAEGLFQEMKTKGLKPTSATFNILMDAYSRRMQPEIVEKLLLELEDMGLEPNAKSYTCLISAYGRPRKMSDMAADAFLRMKRVGIKPTSHSYTALIHAYSVGGWHEKAYAAFENMLREEIKPSIETYTALLDAFRRSGDTGMMMKIWKLMMSEKVEGTRVTFNILLDGFAKQGQYLEARDVVSEFGKIGLQPTLMTYNMLMNAYGRGGQTSKLPQLLKEMATLNIKPDSVTYSTMIYAFVRVRDFKRAFFYHKQMVKSGQVPDVKSYEKLRSILDVKVATKNRRDKSAILGIINSKMGMVKAKKKGKKDEFWKYKKRHPRTQSHAHNG